A region from the Hypomesus transpacificus isolate Combined female chromosome 11, fHypTra1, whole genome shotgun sequence genome encodes:
- the ndnfl gene encoding LOW QUALITY PROTEIN: protein NDNF (The sequence of the model RefSeq protein was modified relative to this genomic sequence to represent the inferred CDS: deleted 2 bases in 1 codon) yields the protein MALSWYLCLVLALLSGPSWQKGHSAMALVLAPENEVPLRPTSWLPAGKLTTIHLPKGRTRRLYFTLKKKAAMMSLTVSPCDLPVEWTLVGRSLKDKAPKSLHWSSKKSVPEVWWQAPGIETKIHTYTGNAMDTYSGPSYAQASIYILRLRSKDQDTSSAVYLHEGPGPSGAFPELPPDPRVHTLGVGMTSVTLSWSPSSTQARLPHSQPSYEYCVLVNRQHNYRSLCAAREGIRREKEREKTRERKEKKKKVTVWPILKDWWWQQWDANPDPKSPAAVSDDKYSDLPCVCEGLDSVCTVSDLFPDTQYFFDVFVRDLLNGTSTAYTGMVARTHEEARSAISPLREGELRWVTFRDGGSSEEFFSFRPRGWQQSGLLTLQSCRGSQRVKVTVSGKGQVLSSQAVGEDLVQLWLQGSPSYLITWKERTTGPVYQPASDPAGALRASVKMQTSSAYHRKGVPSLPSTLQIKSFNRLRSCDAVTLAWMGTEERSLYCVYRRRLGEEEAGGRGGKGAATGVCVGPESRSDTERVLCKYFQELNPRRAVTTAVIGGLEAGAAYVFDVYLMRRWGIPVKYASKTIRTRREC from the exons ATGGCCTTGTCCTGGTATTTGTGCCTGGTTTTGGCACTGCTCTCTGGACCCTCCTGGCAGAAGGGGCACTCTGCCATGGCACTGGTCCTAGCCCCCGAGAACGAAGTGCCACTTCGTCCCACATCCTGGCTACCCGCAGGGAAGCTTACTACCATCCACCTGCCCAAAGGACGCACCCGCAG actTTACTTCACACTGAAGAAGAAGGCAGCCATGATGTCACTGACCGTCAGCCCATGTGACCTGCCCGTGGAGTGGACCCTGGTAGGCCGCAGCCTGAAGGATAAAGCCCCGAAGAGTCTGCACT GGAGCTCAAAGAAAAGTGTCCCTGAGGTTTGGTGGCAGGCTCCGGGGATAGAGACCAAGATCCACACCTACACCGGCAATGCCATGGACACCTACTCTGGTCCTTCCTATGCGCAGGCCTCCATTTACATCCTCAGGCTGCGGTCCAAGGACCAGGACACCAGTTCTGCCGTGTACCTCCACGAGGGACCCGGTCCTTCAGGGGCTTTCCCGGAGCTTCCCCCCGACCCGCGTGTCCACACCCTGGGTGTAGGAATGACCAGCGTCACCTTGAGCTGGAGCCCCAGCAGCACCCAGGCCAGGCTGCCACACAGCCAGCCCAGCTACGAGTACTGCGTCCTGGTCAACCGCCAGCACAACTACCGCAGTCTCTGCGCTGCTCGCGAGGGCAtccggagagagaaggagcgagagaagacgagagagagaaaggagaagaagaagaaagtgaCCGTGTGGCCCATTCTGAAAGACTGGTGGTGGCAGCAGTGGGACGCCAACCCTGATCCTAAGTCCCCTGCTGCCGTGTCCGATGACAAGTACAGCGACCTgccgtgtgtgtgcgagggccTGGACAGTGTGTGTACCGTCTCCGACCTGTTCCCGGACACCCAGTACTTCTTCGACGTGTTCGTGAGGGACCTGCTGAACGGCACCAGCACTGCCTACACAGGGATGGTTGCTAGGACACATGAGGAGGCGCGGTCGGCGATCTCgcccctgagggagggagagctgagGTGGGTGACCTTCAGAGATGGAGGATCCTCAGAGGAGTTCTTCAGCTTCCGCCCTCGTGGCTGGCAGCAGAGCGGCCTGCTGACCCTCCAGAGCTGCAGGGGGAGCCAGAGGGTCAAGGTGACCGTGTCTGGGAAGGGCCAGGTCCTGAGCTCCCAGGCTGTGGGTGAAGACCTGGTTCAGTTGTGGCTCCAGGGCAGCCCCTCCTATCTCATCACCTGGAAAGAGAGG ACAACCGGCCCGGTCTACCAGCCAGCCTCCGACCCCGCCGGAGCTCTCCGGGCCTCTGTGAAGATGCAGACGTCCTCTGCGTACCACCGTAAAGGcgtcccctccctgccctccaccctgcagaTCAAGTCCTTCAACAGGCTGCGGAGCTGCGACGCCGTCACCCTGGCTTGGATGGGGACGGAGGAGCGCAGTCTGTACTGCGTGTACCGCCGCAGGCTGGGGGAAGAGGAggcgggaggcaggggggggaagggggccgCAACAGGCGTCTGCGTGGGGCCAGAGTCTCGGTCGGACACTGAAAGGGTCCTGTGTAAATACTTCCAGGAGCTGAACCCTCGGAGGGCCGTTACCACGGCTGTGATCGGGggcctggaggctggggcagcctACGTGTTTGATGTGTATCTCATGAGACGCTGGGGCATCCCTGTCAAGTACGCCAGCAAGACCATCCGGACCAGGAGGGAATGCTGA
- the LOC124474036 gene encoding dnaJ homolog subfamily C member 9-like, translated as MGLFDQCRELFKTACLYEVLGITKEATDAEIRRSYYKVSLQVHPDRAPEDPGATEKFQVLGKLYAVLSDQEQRRLYDEQGAVDEGDDLLTHDRCWEEYWRLLFPKITVQDIQDFERTYKGSEEEREDVMQLYEQHQGEMEAILASSLCCSQEDESRLADIIHAAIQAGEATSHPAFTQEDDRKRLARKQKADEERKEAEEMQREMGLRAEGDSLVMMLQQRQKLREQSFLSDLEAKYSKKGAKK; from the exons ATGGGTCTATTCGACCAGTGTCGGGAGCTGTTCAAAACCGCCTGCTTGTACGAAGTTCTAGGAATTACAAAGGAGGCGACTGATGCGGAGATCCGCCGTAGTTACTATAAAGTGTCATTACAAGTCCACCCTGACCGCGCGCCAGAAGACCCAGGGGCGACAGAGAAATTCCAG GTGCTTGGAAAGCTGTATGCCGTGTTGAGTGACCAGGAGCAGAGGCGGCTGTATGACGAGCAGGGAGCGGTGGACGAAGGCGATGATTTGTTGACTCACGACCGCTGTTGGGAGGAGTACTGGAGACTGCTGTTCCCTAAG ATCACCGTTCAAGACATCCAGGACTTTGAGAGGACGTACAAAGgctcggaggaggagagggaggatgtgatGCAGCTTTACGAGCAGCATCAGGGGGAGATGGAAGCCATCTTGGCCTCGTCGCTGTGCTGCTCCCAGGAGGATGAGTCCAGGCTCGCTGACATCATCCACGCCGCCATCCAGGCTGGCGAGGCCACCTCCCACCCTGCCTTCACCCAGGAGGACGACAGGAAGAGGCTGGCACGCAAGCAGAAG GCTgatgaagagagaaaagaggcagaagagatgcagagagagatgggccTGAGAGCAGAGGGTGACAGTCTGGTCATGATGCTACAG CAAAGGCAGAAATTGCGAGAGCAGAGCTTCCTGTCTGACCTGGAGGCCAAATATTCCAAGAAAGGAGCGAAGAAGTGA
- the fam149b1 gene encoding protein FAM149B1 isoform X1, with the protein MISRYSRRPVSHNLEIRGLSRSSLDHHHPLPEEADDDLVPQPLLHDLREAVSAYNSSETSAASVQSDCPTVTTGDSARSWSGIHSYAGTGISTERSSVFSWGYDEFDKAASRQVQQMFEEIDEELYEGRGGGLHLRGLQDECQQWASRFPHLRILGSQLMCPSDEGFQWFSTSGRASTPSPGLAGAPASGEESRPQDKDKQGTELCVQGRRAVFSKPCVVEMEPPPGCEADHSPQVIEAEGLMEEYLAYDSRDLDEERDSRCPDTGRRRPCLPPVSPYRCRRQAVLDLLFDDVWHELIGWMEELVRRHWEGYVSDDEKTSVSFSLAQPDSQNPFLLLSSALPTMLPRLGQARPPHLTASLQQQTTKSRGSKHNPRRKPKKLRKPSSSSRVPVGATVTQTHHNLNDLIVIHGIPLQQRTLGVFDRNLDPDENASQRPGSSAVPSSKPRPRRALEQSSSSLSRPPQSARRRNPPPRTLLPLAPSLTQPSATGSMDEVIRGTRLPTASDRLTSPPMPLSRNTLLPPIGTGDAENTHALQHSRHLQRQRGSSSRAHSAVTEEASSLLPRDRHHLLDVFSRPNTTHTYRSDTPYRRSFTVLDNIGRPGRASVGTDSLGIGVTGVSLGIGSSSFLDSFIHHPLGHSPIEDEEEPQAQAPPTVLLVPVSVPARAYSRGGITSRSSKPGL; encoded by the exons ATGATTTCACGATACTCAAGGCGGCCCGTATCGCACAATTTAGAGAT CCGTGGTCTGTCCCGAAGCAGTCtcgaccaccaccaccccctcccagaAGAAGCAGATGATGACCTGGTCCCCCAACCTCTCCTGCATGACCTCAGAGAAGCTGTATCTGCCTACAATAG CTCGGAGACGTCTGCGGCGTCTGTCCAATCGGACTGTCCCACGGTTACCACGGGAGACAGCGCCCGCTCCTGGTCAGGGATCCACAGCTACGCAGGAACAGGAATCTCTACTGAGAGGAGCTCCGTCTTCTCATGGGGATATGAT GAGTTTGACAAGGCGGCGTCGCGGCAGGTGCAGCAGATGTTTGAGGAGATTGATGAAGAGCTGTacgaggggcgggggggagggctgCATCTCCGGGGGCTCCAGGACGAGTGTCAGCAGTGGGCCTCCCGGTTCCCCCACCTACG GATCCTGGGATCTCAGCTGATGTGTCCCAGTGATGAGGGCTTCCAGTGGTTCTCTACCTCAGGGAGGGCCTCCACACCTAGCCCCGGCCTGGCGGGAGCCCCAGCCTCAGGCGAGGAGAGCAGGCCCCAGGATAAGGACAAGCAGGGCACAGA gCTGTGTGTTCAGGGCAGGAGGGCAGTGTTTTCCAAGCCCTGTGTGGTGGAGATGGAACCCCCTCCTGGCTGTGAGGCTGACCACAGCCCCCAGGTGATCGAGGCCGAGGGGCTGATGGAGGAGTACCTGGCGTACGACTCCAGAGACCT GGACGAGGAGCGGGATAGCAGGTGCCCAGACACGGGCCGCCGGCGCCCCTGCCTGCCCCCGGTGTCTCCCTACCGCTGCCGGAGGCAGGCCGTGCTGGACCTGCTGTTTGACGACGTGTGGCACGAGCTGATTGGCTGGATGGAGGAGCTGGTGCGCCGTCATTGGGAGGGCTATGTCTCAG ATGATGAAAAGACATCGGTCAGCTTCAGCCTGGCCCAGCCAGACTCCCAGAACCCCTTCCTGCTGCTGTCCAGCGCCCTGCCCACCATGCTGCCCCGCCTGGGACAGGCCCGGCCGCCCCACCTCACTGCCAGCCTGCAGCAACAG ACCACAAAGTCAAGGGGCTCAAAACACAATCCCAGACGGAAACCCAAAAAGCTGAGAAAGCCCTCCAGT TCCAGCAGAGTACCAGTCGGGGCGAcagtgacacagacacaccacaacCTGAATGACCTCATTGTGATCCATGGGATCCCCCTGCAGCAAAGGACCCTGGGAGTTTTTGACAGGAATCT GGACCCAGACGAGAATGCGTCCCAGCGGCCTGGCTCCAGCGCTGTCCCCTCCAGCAAGCCCCGCCCACGCCGGGCACTGGAGCagagctcctcctctctgtcccgcCCCCCTCAGTCGGCGAGGCGCAGGAACCCACCCCCCCGCACCCTTCTGCCCCTGGCCCCCAGCCTGACCCAGCCCAGCGCCACAGGCTCCATGGATGAGGTCATCCGCGGGACTCGCCT aCCCACAGCCAGTGACCGCCTGACCTCTCCCCCCATGCCTCTGAGCAGAAACACCCTGCTTCCCCCTATCGGCACAGGAGATGCcgagaacacacacgcactacaGCACTCCAGAcatctacag cgTCAGAGAGGGTCGTCCAGTCGGGCCCACAGTGCAGTGACAGAGGAAGCAAGCAGTTTGCTTCCTCGGGATCGCCATCATCTTCTGGATGTGTTCTCACgacccaacaccacacacacctacagg TCAGACACCCCGTACCGTCGCTCCTTCACCGTGCTGGACAACATCGGCAGGCCTGGCCGGGCGTCCGTGGGCACAG ACTCTCTGGGCATCGGTGTGACAGGCGTCAGCCTGGGCATCGGAAGCTCCTCCTTCCTGGACTCCTTCATCCATCACCCGCTTGGACACTCCCCCatcgaggacgaggaggaaccTCAGGCACAGGCCCCGCCCACAG ttcTGCTGGTGCCGGTGTCGGTCCCAGCCCGTGCCTACAGCAGAGGGGGCATCACATCTCGGAGTAGCAAACCTGGCTTGTag
- the fam149b1 gene encoding protein FAM149B1 isoform X2, with the protein MISRYSRRPVSHNLEIRGLSRSSLDHHHPLPEEADDDLVPQPLLHDLREAVSAYNSSETSAASVQSDCPTVTTGDSARSWSGIHSYAGTGISTERSSVFSWGYDEFDKAASRQVQQMFEEIDEELYEGRGGGLHLRGLQDECQQWASRFPHLRILGSQLMCPSDEGFQWFSTSGRASTPSPGLAGAPASGEESRPQDKDKQGTELCVQGRRAVFSKPCVVEMEPPPGCEADHSPQVIEAEGLMEEYLAYDSRDLDEERDSRCPDTGRRRPCLPPVSPYRCRRQAVLDLLFDDVWHELIGWMEELVRRHWEGYVSDDEKTSVSFSLAQPDSQNPFLLLSSALPTMLPRLGQARPPHLTASLQQQSSRVPVGATVTQTHHNLNDLIVIHGIPLQQRTLGVFDRNLDPDENASQRPGSSAVPSSKPRPRRALEQSSSSLSRPPQSARRRNPPPRTLLPLAPSLTQPSATGSMDEVIRGTRLPTASDRLTSPPMPLSRNTLLPPIGTGDAENTHALQHSRHLQRQRGSSSRAHSAVTEEASSLLPRDRHHLLDVFSRPNTTHTYRSDTPYRRSFTVLDNIGRPGRASVGTDSLGIGVTGVSLGIGSSSFLDSFIHHPLGHSPIEDEEEPQAQAPPTVLLVPVSVPARAYSRGGITSRSSKPGL; encoded by the exons ATGATTTCACGATACTCAAGGCGGCCCGTATCGCACAATTTAGAGAT CCGTGGTCTGTCCCGAAGCAGTCtcgaccaccaccaccccctcccagaAGAAGCAGATGATGACCTGGTCCCCCAACCTCTCCTGCATGACCTCAGAGAAGCTGTATCTGCCTACAATAG CTCGGAGACGTCTGCGGCGTCTGTCCAATCGGACTGTCCCACGGTTACCACGGGAGACAGCGCCCGCTCCTGGTCAGGGATCCACAGCTACGCAGGAACAGGAATCTCTACTGAGAGGAGCTCCGTCTTCTCATGGGGATATGAT GAGTTTGACAAGGCGGCGTCGCGGCAGGTGCAGCAGATGTTTGAGGAGATTGATGAAGAGCTGTacgaggggcgggggggagggctgCATCTCCGGGGGCTCCAGGACGAGTGTCAGCAGTGGGCCTCCCGGTTCCCCCACCTACG GATCCTGGGATCTCAGCTGATGTGTCCCAGTGATGAGGGCTTCCAGTGGTTCTCTACCTCAGGGAGGGCCTCCACACCTAGCCCCGGCCTGGCGGGAGCCCCAGCCTCAGGCGAGGAGAGCAGGCCCCAGGATAAGGACAAGCAGGGCACAGA gCTGTGTGTTCAGGGCAGGAGGGCAGTGTTTTCCAAGCCCTGTGTGGTGGAGATGGAACCCCCTCCTGGCTGTGAGGCTGACCACAGCCCCCAGGTGATCGAGGCCGAGGGGCTGATGGAGGAGTACCTGGCGTACGACTCCAGAGACCT GGACGAGGAGCGGGATAGCAGGTGCCCAGACACGGGCCGCCGGCGCCCCTGCCTGCCCCCGGTGTCTCCCTACCGCTGCCGGAGGCAGGCCGTGCTGGACCTGCTGTTTGACGACGTGTGGCACGAGCTGATTGGCTGGATGGAGGAGCTGGTGCGCCGTCATTGGGAGGGCTATGTCTCAG ATGATGAAAAGACATCGGTCAGCTTCAGCCTGGCCCAGCCAGACTCCCAGAACCCCTTCCTGCTGCTGTCCAGCGCCCTGCCCACCATGCTGCCCCGCCTGGGACAGGCCCGGCCGCCCCACCTCACTGCCAGCCTGCAGCAACAG TCCAGCAGAGTACCAGTCGGGGCGAcagtgacacagacacaccacaacCTGAATGACCTCATTGTGATCCATGGGATCCCCCTGCAGCAAAGGACCCTGGGAGTTTTTGACAGGAATCT GGACCCAGACGAGAATGCGTCCCAGCGGCCTGGCTCCAGCGCTGTCCCCTCCAGCAAGCCCCGCCCACGCCGGGCACTGGAGCagagctcctcctctctgtcccgcCCCCCTCAGTCGGCGAGGCGCAGGAACCCACCCCCCCGCACCCTTCTGCCCCTGGCCCCCAGCCTGACCCAGCCCAGCGCCACAGGCTCCATGGATGAGGTCATCCGCGGGACTCGCCT aCCCACAGCCAGTGACCGCCTGACCTCTCCCCCCATGCCTCTGAGCAGAAACACCCTGCTTCCCCCTATCGGCACAGGAGATGCcgagaacacacacgcactacaGCACTCCAGAcatctacag cgTCAGAGAGGGTCGTCCAGTCGGGCCCACAGTGCAGTGACAGAGGAAGCAAGCAGTTTGCTTCCTCGGGATCGCCATCATCTTCTGGATGTGTTCTCACgacccaacaccacacacacctacagg TCAGACACCCCGTACCGTCGCTCCTTCACCGTGCTGGACAACATCGGCAGGCCTGGCCGGGCGTCCGTGGGCACAG ACTCTCTGGGCATCGGTGTGACAGGCGTCAGCCTGGGCATCGGAAGCTCCTCCTTCCTGGACTCCTTCATCCATCACCCGCTTGGACACTCCCCCatcgaggacgaggaggaaccTCAGGCACAGGCCCCGCCCACAG ttcTGCTGGTGCCGGTGTCGGTCCCAGCCCGTGCCTACAGCAGAGGGGGCATCACATCTCGGAGTAGCAAACCTGGCTTGTag